ATACTGGAAAGGAATCTTCCTGCCAAGATCAAGCTAAAACTGGTATCTCTTCGTCGATCAACCCTCAGATTCTTGTGGAACCAAACCTCGTAAGTCCTCATTCTCCTATTAGTCCTTCTAATTCTATTCTTTTACCTTGCATTGAAGAATAAAAAAGAGATTCTGCCAAAACAGCTAGGAAAAAAAGAATGGATAagttaaaaaggaaaaaggaaaaaaacaaaaaaaggaaGAGTGAAATTGTGGTCTTCTTTTGTGATGGGGATGATGAATTCTGAAGAGAGAAATCGAAAGggagaaagaaaaaggaaagaaagaaatTTGCTTGAAACACCTATTCTGGATAAAACGATAATTGAGGAAAATTTTTTCTGCTGGGGAAAATGGAGTAACTAAATCAGAAATCGAAAACACTAATTTTGTTATGAGCCCTCATGAAATTGTGGAATCAGGGAAAAATTAATTAGAGTGATCACTAAAGAAAACGAAGAAGAGGTCAGAAGAAGACTGGAGCATATTGAACAATATGACAGAAATAAGGAAGGAGCACCTGAAAATGTTGTTTTTTAATGAAAGTTATTGTTATAATATCAGGGGTTTGGGAGGGAGATTAAAGAAGTAGGAAGTCAGAGAGTTGATTGTCAAGTTTTGCTCGGATGTTGTAGCACCCCGCATTTTCATTATtacttatattatattattgagATGTTATTAAGAGTACTAAGATTTTAGCATTAGCTTATAACTGATGAGATGAAGTTTCACAGCAGACTAAGGTAGGAGTATTTTAGAGGTTCAACGATGGAATTTTTGAGTGACTCATACTGATAGAATGAGTTTAGaaagagatgctgattgaattgagaatgGAATTATAGTTTCTCTTTTCGGTCtagaaaatagatttattttcgtgatagtttattttattaagttttacgGTGATAACCGAATAAGAAATAGAGACGATGTATGTGACTGAGAATCATTATAGAGACGAGTCGAATTCACGAGACGATTAAATTGTCGTTAGATTTTGACTGATTGAGAGGTCATGTTTGAGTGAGAATAATTGATTATCTTTTATGTGACCTACGTGGTGATATATTTGAGATTgattgatttataatttttcttgGACGTAGTAACATAacgatgatttttttttaaagggggTGAATTGTGAtcttacttttatatattaatttttctaACGGAATTTCTCAAAATTGATTTTATGAGTTAGATGTGATGAGAATTATGAGtgttttaattatgattaattattttgatcACACCATTAGATGATTttgatttatggtttttaattagtaagtgatTTTCCCTAACATAGCTTTTCCTACAAGCTTTATCTCATTCATTAGTGTagcattatattttattctttaatctAAATTAGAGATATTTGTGCAAGTGGGCAAGTTGCAAGTGTGAAGTGTTGGAGAAGCTTAGATTAGTAGCTTAGTGAGCAAGTTTAAGTTTTAACCaaaacatctctctctctctctcttctctccccctCATTTTgatctccctctccctctctccttctcactttcttttctctctctaccaCCATTGATGGTCATTACCAAGCTCTAAGAATCATTCTCATACTTAGATCTATCCTAAATCAAGCTCTAAACATCCATTTCCTTTGAATCAAGCCAAGATTGGAAGAGTTTCTCAAGGTTGAAGTCAAAGAaagatttttattatttccaaatccttgagtaagtgatGAATCATTTTAGATCTAGACTTATTTGtgttgtatatgtatatatatggttagaTCAAATGAGAAAAACATccctcttttttaaaaaaaaatcgaaaattagggttctaCCCTTCaacaaaatttctttttcttttctcaaatTGAAGTGATATTCATGCTATTGGGATCTTATTTCCATGTGTAGAGTTAAAAAGAGATAAGATTTGAAATAGTTTAGTTTGTGTAATTTTGGGAAGTTTTGATTTTGAGTCTTGATTGATGAGTTGATGGATGATACATGCTTTTGAGAGTGTTATATGATGTTTCATGGTGCTTTAATTTACTAATTGCTTGCTTATTTATGCTATTAAGTGTGTCAATTTGATAGATCTAAGGTTTGATTTGTGAGTTATACATGTTTAAAGATTTTCAAAAAGTGTAGTTTGTTAAAAATTAGGACCTTTTGATTTATGTGCTAAATATCTAAATTGGCTAAGGTTAATTGATATTAAGTATGATAGAAACGATTATTAATGATCAATTTGATTAATTGTTGATTATGTGTGAATTtgcttgagtttagtttactaaGATTTGGGTATTCTTGATTAATGGAGCCAATGTTTggattaatgatatttatatGCTAATTGGACTATATATAAAGGAGGATAGCGTGATTAAATTGGTTAATGATGTTAATTTGTGAAAATTCACCGAGTTTAGTTTGCACGTATGTAAGAGATCTTTCATATAAGATGAGTTATGAGTTAAGGATGTTTATATGTGGCTTGTTAATGATAAATTGAGCCTATATATACGATATGAGACGAAATGAATCGTCCCCTAAAAACTTGTGTGTTGACCGAATACATGCTGAAGAAGGGGaagttaaatttgatttttcttgagTCATACGATCATATATTTGTGTTCTTGTGTATTATGTTAGCTTAAGttgaatttttgagaattttctGACATAGAAATCTCGAGTTTAGTTTGTTAAAAATGACATAAATTGGAATTACTTTCTCatgtgaattatttttagttaatcAATTCAAGAATGTTTTATAATATGCTCTTAGCTTTCTAAATtgaatttttggaattttttcccaactaaaaatatttttccgttTTTACGAAAAGTTTTTAAATGTGTTTGCTAAGGTGCTTTTGAACTTGATTAATTATTCTATGAGCTAATTTAGGATTAATTGATGATGTTTTGTGTGTGCTTATCTATGTGTTTGTGTGTTGATGTAGTCTAGTTCTATATGAGTGATAAGTCAAGAGTAGGATTTGTGTTTACTTAGGAAGTCTAGTTGTTATGAGAATGTTATAGTTGGAGTGAAGTGATTAGAAGCGTTAGGATATACTAAGATAAGAGTAGTATTCTTAGTAAGGAAGTTTCTGACTTATTTTATCTTATCTCATGGGCCATCTATGTCGTCTATGATATCTGAAGAAACGAGCAGAGGACGAAAATCAATTACGTCAAGTATCGAGGAAAGTAAGTTAAAGACTTCAGGTGAGCATTATTTTAATACCCCTATTATACAAGCTTTCTAAAATcaaatgatgtttatgagtaTGGTAATGATTTATGTTAATGTTATGTTGAAACTAATTGACTTGCCAAGTTTTAATGATAaacttgtatgttaccctctactgttgagacgaattcggtcctaccacaagcgggattttgtgcacaaaGGTGATTGTGAGCCGTCGATTGGGTAGGCCGGTCACGGTATTTGacagggaggcctacttctcagtacctttgatgatgaatagTGGATATGGTACATGtatgatgaatgtttaaactaCGCAGTTGCTTTATTGTGATGTTATGGTTTGCGAAATTGCTTGCACAGGTTCGTTTATACTAAAATCCCTATGTGATGCTTAtattgtggcaagttcaatttatagctctaagagcaagctttcattgtttttcggcttatgtccaccgAGTATTCTGTACTCAGCcatgcatgtatttctaaacgtgcaggataagcaaGGAGGGAGATTGGTTTGGTGCTGGTGGAGGCTTGTTTCGGACGATGTTATCCTTTTACCGTATTTATATTTCATATGGTAGCATTTTGATGTtggagtttttatttttggacttAGTCAAGAAGTATAATCCCGGCTATacgtcttcatacatatagtctgttcACGTTTTGCTGCGAGACTCTGTAAATTATGAACCTTTGTGAATATTTAACTATGTCCACTTTGTAAACTTTGTCGAGAATCCTAACACTTTTGAACTTATGAACCCGGTAATACTTATGTCTTTGAGATGATGTTATTGTTAATTGCCTTTGCAAGTATtgttgtgagcttccgcttgatatTCAATTTGATTTCTCTATCTTTACtttgttcttttatttagtcgtatcgatacccgatctacgctatcactagCTAGATGTCGGGCTACGACAGATGTGGTCTGCCTTCAAAAAACTAAAATTCAAGATCACAATAGAATTCGTTTTCAATGTATTTGGGAAAACATATATTCCCTACGttccaataatgaagacacacttttattattgggttgtcccaataataaagacacaattctaaaaaggaaaaaactaGGCAAATTAATTGGAGGTAATTAACACATCTTAATCTCACTATAAAAGGGGTAAACCCTAATTTGAGTCTCTCACTCTCTTCacctctctccttctctcctcCCCCTTCTCGGCCAAGTCGTCGCCGGCGAGCCACGGCCACCGCCGAGCACCCATAGCCCCTCTGAAAAGCATCCGACCACTCGCACACACACTGACGAGGGTAGAGGGCCGAGCCCTAGCCCCGCCGAACACCCCTCTTTCTCTCCGATTCTCTGCCCTCTCCGAGCACAAAATATATCGATGGCCTCGTTCGCACCGCCTTCGGCACACTAGCCTACTCCGCGGCGGAGGTCGTCTCCTGCAAGGACTACACCGCGATAGATTTTGGTTCTCTTTTTGGTTCAATTCTGAGTTTCATTTTTTGGTCCtttttttggttcgattttctGGGTTTTCTGGGCATGagttaattttgattttaatttgatttcagATTTGTGCAGATTTTGATTTTAGATTTGTGGAGTGAGCAACCACTGGAGCCACGCCCCCACCAACGGGAGATTTATGCAGATTTTGATTTCAGATTTTCGAGCTGATAAGTGTTTCAATTTTGATTTCAATTTGAGTTTCAATTTTTAACAgtggaattgaaaaaaaaaatgaaaaacagtAAATtctggagaaaaaaaaataattaatttaaattaattactaaaatttttgaaatttatgaaattttaatttcagctcaaacttaaaataaaatgcACAAATTCACTAAacataaattaatcaaatacaCTAATGAAGTGGACCACAATACTTTATCCCCTAATCTAACTtaccttaattctcgtgcccaaatgaagtttgtcttcattattgggacggaggaagtattttgGATCTAGAGCTATTGATGCAATTGGCCCCTTGGGGGGAATTTGGATATCTTGGAGAACTGACAAATTCAGGATTCTTGATTATTGGACTGTAGATGGGGCTGTGGGGTTAACGGTGAATAGATTGGATCGGGAAAAATTTGCAATATTGTGAATGTTTACAGCTTGTGCTCGATTGATGGGAAACTACAACTCTTGAATAATTTTCTCCATAAAGTTAGAAATGGTTCTTCTGATTGCTGGACCCTTATTGAAGATTTCAACGAAGTTAGGAATACTAACGAAAGAAAGGGAAGATCAGTCTACCACCTTTCTTCAAGCTCTCGGCAGTTTGAAGAATTCATCAGCGGATCTGGTCTTTTTGACATCCCTCTCTCCAGTAGAAAATTAACTTAGTCCAAACTTGATGGGAAATGTTACAGCAGAATCGATAGAGCCCTTATCTCTGATGCTTGGATGATGGAATAGGGCAATTACAAACTTTTGGGTCTCCCAAAATCGATTTCTGATCATTGCCCgatttttctccactataagTTACAGAATTGGGGCCCGAAGCCCTTTAAGTTCTTCAATGCTTAGCTTAGTAACCCGGATCTTTCTTACCTTTgttgaggaaaaaaaaaatggggggtgcgtggggtgggtggtgggtaAAATGGGGTTGGTAGCTACTCATTCAGGACTAGAATGGGTTTAGATTAAANNNNNNNNNNNNNNNNNNNNNNNNNNNNNNNNNNNNNNNNNNNNNNNNNNNNNNNNNNNNNNNNNNNNNNNNNNNNNNNNNNNNNNNNNNNNNNNNNNNNCTTCATGTGTTACAACTGCAGTACTTTGGGGGGATTGCTTCAATAATGGAGGGGACCAAGAGATcttgaggggggggggggggggggggggggtgctTCGAATAACCCTCAATCGGGTGTAATTTTATCGCCCaaatgaaacgacgtcgttttactaaTCAGAATATCCACGTATTGACATGTCGTACCACTTTTAAATCAagtcatttaaaaaatttacaCGTGGATACATTATTTCGCCGAAATTCTTCGCTGGATGTAAAATCGCTTAATAGCATAGTTGAGGTATATGGTTGTGgctaaaattttcaaattgatgcaaaacacaaaaataaaaatagttaggATATTTAGCGGCGTTAACCCCTAAAATGTATGTTCTTTTATATGTACTAGCGGGAAGAACGTGCGATGCACGTTGAATATGTGTAATTTTTACTatgtaaataaaattcatagatattTTTAGGGTTAAAGTACATATTCACCCCTGAAGTCGACACCCCTAGAGCATTGGGCTCCCCAGACTCGGTCgtggcgcgttgacctccctgaactctcggaaaaagggtgcaaatacaCCCTTGAACTCTcggaaaaagggtgcaaataaaCCCCTCCGTTATTTAACGGAGGGGtttatttgcaccctttttccgagagttcagggaggtcaacgcgccacGACCGAGTCTGGGGAGCTCAATGCTCTAGGGGTGTCGACTTCAGGGGTGAATATGTACTTTAAcccatatttttatatagttttgaatatttgtattaattcatttgactataattgtaatttaaaaaaggagctttcacaatatatatagtCGTGGATAATGACATTTGCATTTTTCTTTCACAATACAAGgattatttagattttttttatctccACAAGGTCTGTGCATCATATGTTTTTTCACCAATTCAAACAATTCGGAATTGTTTTCTTCATCGAGAAGTTCGGCACTTACAAACTTATCTATTTCACTTGTCGTATTCAACTCGACTTGAAAATTATCAGCATGTGGACATGTGGTAACCCTCTTTTTTTGAAATTCAACTACATCAACATGTGCAGGTACATGTCCAAAAATTTTCCTCTTGAATAATTGATCTTTCAAGTCTTGCAATTTTGCTCGAAATACTCTTGTAGTTAAGTCTGGACGATCTTGAGATGTTTGACCATCATATAatgcttcttggatttctttCTACTctggattgcaagtcattgtaATGAATAGATCTGGTTTCCCAAATTTTTGTACTAATGTCAATGCATCAAGATATCTACGACGCATATCTCTTGGTCCTCCTATAAATGTTGCTGGTAGAACAATTCTTTTTCCAACTTCATTCCCTCTTAATTCTCCATTAAAGACACTATCCACAATTCCTTGATACAATTCTGCTCTCATAGTTAATTGGTTTTGACGAAAATAATCCAGTCTTGTTGTCTCCAATTTTATATACATATCCACTATATATTGCTGTAATAATCTTCCAGCTAATAAAAGTATGGATTGTCTTGGATTTCTAATCTGTATCTTATAGCAAATATATTCTCTGCACGATACATTCTTAACGTTTTCTCTtctaacacctataaatatagaaaaatacaacaacaaaataataaaagttatATTATAGTGAttagtgaaataaaataaaatataacaatatgcaaaataaataattgtgttaacaattccttaattatataaaagaatCTCAAACCAATTAACAACCAAAAGATTTTCCATTCAAACTGCGtttagaaatttaattaattaaatgtacTCATTATcacctaaacactctaaataCAAATAAACACTTTATGGATTTAGGTCATCCATGTACCAATAGTTAGTGGTAAGAGCAGGAAGACTTCaaagtatatttttatattttacgcACGCTTAAATACAAaagtttaatactccctccgtcccgctcaagatgctacatattcctttttgggccgtcccaacaaAGGTGCTACATTTCCatatttggaaaaaataagggaatttaagcacttaattaacactaattaagtgtTAATTAAGTATCCCTTATTACAATTAAAACATATGCCAAATTGGAAGGGTTCGAGACCTCTAAGTCATTTCATCTCTTCATCTCCCTCCGGcctctctcctcttttctcCCGTGATCTATTCCGATTGATGGCTGAGAAACCTTCCTCTGGTTGGGTTAATATGCGCCGCCGCAAACCCTCTGCAATGCCTAAATTAGCGCCGCTCTCTTCTTCTTGCTCTCCGTCGTCTGTCGATTTTCGCCAACCCTCTGCAAACCCTAGATCGGCGCCGCCCCTTCTTCTTGCTCTCCGTCGTCTGTCGATTTTCGCCAACCCTCTACAAACCCTAGATCGGCGCCTACCCCTTCTTCTAGTGACGCCTCTTCACTCGCTCTCGTCCCCAGCCACCCCCCACGGTTGTGATGTGTCTGAGCTGTGGGGGACGCGGCGGCTACCGGCCGAAAAATGCTCGCTCGGCGGCGGATGCAGAGCTGGAGATGGCGAGGAAGTCACTGAGGGATGCGTTGATGGCTACGATTCCGAACTCGGCGGTGTATGCAGAGCTAGAAGCAAGCACTAGATAAGGAGTGTGATGCGTGGATGGCTTCGATGGCAGAGTGGGAGAAGGAATTCATGGTCAATGATGAAGATGCTTCTGAGACTCAGTCACCGACTCAAAATGCTTGGAGATGTGGTGAGAtctttttgatttttgtattgcTGTTGGTTGATGGTAATGGTTGTTGGTGTCTTTCTGTTGATTTGTGGTATTGCTGTTGATTTGTGGTATTGATGTTGATCTTTGGTATTGCTGTTGATCTGTGGTATTGTTGTTGGTTGTCTTGCTGTTGGTGTAAGGTTAGGCTTGAGTTTACTGTAGGGTGTCTTTGTGTGTGCATCTGAAGTGATGAAATAACTTTATGATGCTCAAGTTTACAAAAAACTATCTGCCCTTCGAATGCATTAGATCTTCATCCAAAAACTTTACAAAAAACTATATGCCCTTCAAATGCATTAGATCTTCATCCAAAAACTATACAAAAAACTATCTGCCCTTCGAATGCATAAGTTCTTCATCCAAAAACTATACAAAAAACTATCTACCCTTCGAATGCATAAGTTCTTCATCCAAAAACTATACAAAAAACTATCTGCCCTTCGAATGCATAAGATCTTCATCCAAAAACTATACAAAAAACTATCTGCCCTTCGAATGCATTAGGTCGTCAGGCTTTGATCAATTGCATCCAATCCCAATCGTGCAAATATCTCTTCAATGCCTTCCATGCTTCCCATTTCCTTCAAATGTTCGATGCATTGCAGCGTTAACTCCGTAGGAACTTTCAAGTTCAGTGGTAGTCTGTCATTCCTAATCATTGCACCTTTGCCCATGTGGGGTATTTTGTAGTTATTGTGGCCCTAGACTTCAAGATTTCAATGAGACAACCCTGTAGACTAAAAAAAACATTGTTAAGTGTTATGGGAGAAAGTTATTCAAATGAATCCTCTACTGTTTTTAGTAGTTCATCAATTGAGTTGCATGTTGTCTCTTCTTGTAGAGACTGGATGGCTCTAAACCATCCTAAATCGTTAACGTTGCAATCTGGTGAATTTGGAGGCTGTTGCACCAAGACGATATTGAAACCATCTTGGGTTGCAGCAGCCCTAAATTCAGGATCACTGTCTTTGATGTGTGGCCTTGCGTTGTCTTGTTGAATGAAAATGTTCTTGCTTGCACTTGCTGGCCATTTAGATATAATTGCAGGAATCATCTGCAATTAAAGGCATTAAAAAGCATCAAATGTGGCTGCCATGCATTTAAAGCATTAAATGAACTTGGTAGTAAGCATAACGCTGGCTGCCATGCATTTAAAGATAAATGAAGCTGCCACTTCATACCTTATTTATTACACACTCCTTATACACCTCCTTTGTGATAGATTCTATAGGTTTGGTCTCTAATGTGCCTGCAACTCTGTTTTTGCTGCTCCTCTTGGCTGGTACTTGCTTTGTAAAGTGAAATATCCCAATCTTGCCATCGAATAAGACTTCACCATTATCTCCAAATATTGGTCTGCTCGCAGCGCATATGAACATTATTTTCCCTATAAATTTCTTGCTTTGACATGTCCTATGTGGCTCCACTTCCTCTGGGGCTAAATAGAATCTGTGTGCACCCTTGGTTATATAAAACCACTTTTCATCTATATGCACAGTGTTGTGCATGGTCTTAAACTTTATCTTGTTTAAAACCCTATCCACCTCTAAGGCCTCTAGTGAAAATCTCATCCTTAATAGCTTGTTTGCGGCTGTCAAATTTGGTTTAATGGCTGAAGTATGAGCCCTGATCAGCCCTGCACTCACCCATCTCCCAACTGTGCTCTTGCTATTACCTAAGCCAACAACGAGTCTCCTAATTGTGCCTCTTTTTGAGTATGCTAGGCTAGAGAGTAGTGTGGTGTCTAAGTGTAATTGTTTCTTCACTATCTTGGTTTTCTTACCGCTTACAAGATGAATGACTTTTCCTTTCTCTTGTTGTTTTTTTGCAGCCCCCCATAGCCGATAAATGGTCCATCGCGAGACAGACCACTTCAATTGCGCCTCCAAGAGCTTGCCTCGAGATGGTTTGCCGTTGACGGACCCGTGAAGAATGAATTGCACGATTTGATTTTGTTGCTCGGTGGATAGCTCTTTCTTCCCCATGGTGGCTGGACTTGGTTTCGGTTTTTAGAGCATAAAGCTTTTTTAAGAACTGAAATCAGATTTTATATGAGTAGATTAAGTGAATTTAGGTGGGAAATTTGAAATGTATTTTGGCTACATCAAGTCTGCCGCTTTTTTTTGTAGTTAAGTTGTTTTTATCTTAATTGTAGTACTTCGAAATTTGAACTTAATACAGATTTTATAGAATTCTGTGCGTCAccttaatttaattgtttttggCTTAAACAGTTGTAGACTTTAATTAAGTTGTTTTTTGGAACgaacaggaaaaaaaaattaaagattatttataaatacattaataaaaaaaaaatattcatattattatttttaaattatttacttaaaaataattcataaactttaattaaataGGTAATGTCTTAATCCTAAATCTACCAACCACACTTAAACTACTAAACACTagctccttaaatctcgtgccgaaaaggtAATGTTGCgccttggccgggacggagggagtactataatttatcaaattattaaaatcaatttataaacattataaaaatataaaatatgataacTACTTAATTAACTAATTTTATCATCATacaatcaatttataaaaagttaatagACATACCTTGTTCTTCGTTGGAGATAATATCGTCTGCAGTTATGATTCTTGCTAATAAAGTAGAAGTAGAACATAATTTGTGCTACTAACTGAAGACGTtggatcaattttttttaatgatttgaTGCCAACCTGTTTTGCCCATTGGAAAAAGGAGTGGATATTGCAATGGATCATAACATCCATAATAATGCTTTATCCTATGTGCATCACCGGAATGAGCATGACTACAATATCGCGCTCCAATGggatattttcattatttcctcTAACCCATATAGTTGCAACTTGATCT
The genomic region above belongs to Salvia miltiorrhiza cultivar Shanhuang (shh) chromosome 5, IMPLAD_Smil_shh, whole genome shotgun sequence and contains:
- the LOC131025581 gene encoding uncharacterized protein LOC131025581, which translates into the protein MGKKELSTEQQNQIVQFILHGSVNGKPSRGKLLEAQLKWSVSRWTIYRLWGAAKKQQEKGKVIHLVSGKKTKIVKKQLHLDTTLLSSLAYSKRGTIRRLVVGLGNSKSTVGRWVSAGLIRAHTSAIKPNLTAANKLLRMRFSLEALEVDRVLNKIKFKTMHNTVHIDEKWFYITKGAHRFYLAPEEVEPHRTCQSKKFIGKIMFICAASRPIFGDNGEVLFDGKIGIFHFTKQVPAKRSSKNRVAGTLETKPIESITKEVYKECVINKMIPAIISKWPASASKNIFIQQDNARPHIKDSDPEFRAAATQDGFNIVLVQQPPNSPDCNVNDLGWFRAIQSLQEETTCNSIDELLKTGHNNYKIPHMGKGAMIRNDRLPLNLKVPTELTLQCIEHLKEMGSMEGIEEIFARLGLDAIDQSLTT